A section of the Streptomyces sp. Je 1-369 genome encodes:
- a CDS encoding MupA/Atu3671 family FMN-dependent luciferase-like monooxygenase — MTGGADTVSAAVDQDLAAMAELSQRIARQMGTQEEAADSPAPRAAQHGPRPEVARGSGMLRGNASDTQRAHLDDLVRRYTAKTPTSKSIAQRYRRVLADSRAAVGFRSSTKEMLYPIAGRRARGSWLEDIDGNRYVDITMGFGVLLFGHEPDFVTEAVREHLSRGIQLGPRNVETGEAAELLAELTGMERVAFANSGTEANSAAIRLARAATGRSRIITFEGAYHGHNDNVLGRSPRTGGEGLTTVPMSAGVPPNAVADLLVLPYGGEESLAVIEQQAADIAAVLVEPVQSRHPSLRPADFVRRLRELTRRHGIVLLFDEMLTGFRPAPRGAQELYGVTPDLATYGKLLGGGFPIGAIAGRADIMDGIDGGHWSYGDASYPAADTTFFGGTYIQHPVSMVATRAVLAHLKEHSPRLQERLNARTDDLATTLNSFFEDEGYALSMSHFGSMFRFEHRADMELLYHHLMLRGVHVWEWRNFFLSTEHTDGDVEFIVDAVKDSLRELRGAGFPLGNKPANKRANKPANKAVVPAAKPKAMAWNRAAAATAERPERVEQKPRSLDFGVYFFGDYPQDDEATSRHGKYDHLLETARFADRHGFHSLWIPERHFHSFGGLFPNPVVLAAALARETGRIRINAGSVVLPLHDPIRVAEEWSMVDNLSGGRIGIGCASGWHANDFVFFPERFGTHKEKMYEQVAEVRKLWRGEPVRRTTGNGESDLRLFPRPVQDAPPMYTAVVGNPASYELAARNDVGIVTNLMTQSVEQLRDNVALYRRTRAECGLDPDAGHVAVLLHTYLAEDHAAARAVARDPLARYMRSSLSLFGNVANSLGQKIDMSTMTEDDLDVVFRRAYDRYCDQRALIGSPESVRPVVDAVRAAGADEIVGLVDFGVDPAALRDGLRHFDGLRGAYETPAALPAAFSTALPAAFPKAPEPAPAHLAAAHISADHQGAPLSPGQQRVWFLERMLPGRTAYNETKAIELEGPLNVPALRTALRALAARHGQLRTVFRDVAGEPRQFTRPPGEVDFEIVEGTGGDGTGADRTGGDGDAVAAVLRQESARRFDLAEGPLFVTRLVRLGERRHVLVLSLHHIVMDAASAAVLARDVSALYRAQLPGERSADLPALPRTYADHARAQLDSLGGPKAAEDLAYWKKALDGDLPVLALPTDRPRPTVMTSNGRALFRTLDAELSARVREFSRARRSTLFMTLLAGYAAALHRVTGQDDLVIGTPMSDRKPEYEDVVGFFVNTLALRLDLTGNPDFGTLLDRVRGVALDAYDHADVPFEAVVRELAPPRALDRTPVFQTLAEFETGDPFRFDLPGVRATPLDSGPDKALTDLSVYFTDLPDGVRCHLEYHTDLFDEATVDALFGTFRGILAAAVGADDVAAAAVPVPVPESGEWSHGPVRQRTSSTVHSLTSRWAQVAPGRTAVLSDEGELTYAELEARAERLAAVFRTVGEGAGAPVALWLPRGADLIVAMLASLKSGRGYVPLDPAQGTARAETILAESGARILVTNGSAAGDTGPRPKAPAGTVPVDVTAPAPTRATTSPDRSPTAPDSLCFAIYTSGSTGTPKGVAIPHRAVVDLCQWHHERFGFTADDRSAAVCSQGFDAAALEIWPALTAGATVVVADETVRKDPAALARWYAERRVTFSILPTALGEAVLALPVSQQPPLRHLLLGGDVMRTRPRPGAPYETVNVYGPTEVTVLCTAATVGPRAPEGPDLPIPIGRPVHNVILRVLGEGGREVSGDEVGELYVGGPGVATGYLGRPELTAERFVRDPRGTDVRMYRTGDLVCWNDDGALEFRGRTDDQVKVRGYRVEPEEVSRALNGLPGVRDAVVLARRDHHGDARLVAYVVRKEDVHDPDVPAPDLSAQGFSDRLTAELAERLPDHLVPRAWAVLPALPLSGNGKLDRAALPAPGIVTNPAARPSSVEARLKRLWAQEFDIDASAITPDVSFFELGGHSLTAIRLANGVREEFGTEYPVARFYEEPTFRAMAAYLAVNGATVQRPVNGATVRRAGDGEAVRRAAGGEVAEPGDTPARAPLTAQQSAFLTRHRTHPRPQIYNVAMRLTLTGTLDVPALRTAFTQLIARHEALRTRFVADGDGEWWQEALRARPVELPEEDLFARHGSADAAAEEADRLAGETAAVPYDIEAELAPVLRLMRVDHDRWVLLFVLHHAACDGWSVSLLLRELAALYGTEATGAPHGLPAADTLPQQGEYARWQREHSRTQDKDRLVAHWARELAGARFGMPLPLDRPRPAELSGAGDVVLFTVGEGARADVEELARRHRTTPFVVTAAAFARLVAEVGEQGPDVVLGISHANRERREFEALAACTVSSFTLRIRGDAAASFGALVDQVARTSVGAIDHAAPLRAVAADVSAVLGTEVPDRLPLGFQYQSSLETEVELPGLVTAVEDLAVPGARSEFNFGLIPTGDVLSGYLEYSTDLWDRSTVEAWTEAYGRLLAREVGEALRGEG; from the coding sequence ATGACCGGGGGAGCAGACACCGTATCCGCCGCCGTCGACCAGGACCTCGCGGCGATGGCCGAGCTGTCGCAGCGCATCGCCCGGCAGATGGGCACCCAGGAGGAGGCGGCGGACTCCCCGGCACCCCGGGCCGCCCAGCACGGGCCGCGCCCGGAGGTCGCCCGCGGCTCCGGCATGCTCCGCGGCAACGCCTCCGACACCCAGCGGGCCCACCTCGACGACCTGGTGCGCCGCTACACCGCGAAGACGCCCACGTCCAAGAGCATCGCCCAGCGCTACCGGCGCGTGCTCGCCGACAGCAGGGCGGCGGTCGGCTTCCGCAGCAGTACGAAGGAGATGCTGTACCCGATCGCGGGGCGGCGGGCGCGGGGGTCGTGGCTCGAGGACATCGACGGCAACCGGTACGTCGACATCACGATGGGCTTCGGCGTCCTGCTCTTCGGCCACGAGCCCGACTTCGTCACCGAGGCGGTCCGCGAGCACCTCTCGCGCGGCATCCAGCTCGGCCCGCGCAACGTGGAGACCGGCGAGGCCGCCGAGCTGCTCGCCGAGCTGACCGGCATGGAGCGCGTCGCCTTCGCCAACTCCGGTACGGAGGCGAACTCCGCGGCGATCCGGCTCGCCCGCGCCGCCACCGGACGCTCCCGCATCATCACGTTCGAGGGCGCGTACCACGGCCACAACGACAACGTGCTGGGCCGCTCCCCGCGCACCGGCGGCGAGGGCCTGACGACCGTCCCGATGTCCGCGGGCGTCCCGCCGAACGCCGTCGCCGACCTGCTCGTCCTGCCGTACGGCGGCGAGGAGAGCCTCGCCGTCATCGAGCAGCAGGCCGCCGACATCGCCGCGGTCCTCGTCGAGCCCGTGCAGAGCCGCCATCCGTCGCTCCGGCCCGCCGACTTCGTACGCCGCCTGCGCGAGCTGACCCGTCGGCACGGCATCGTGCTGCTCTTCGACGAGATGCTGACCGGCTTCCGGCCCGCGCCGCGCGGCGCCCAGGAGCTCTACGGGGTCACGCCCGACCTCGCCACGTACGGGAAACTGCTCGGCGGCGGCTTCCCCATCGGTGCCATCGCGGGCCGCGCCGACATCATGGACGGCATCGACGGCGGCCACTGGAGCTACGGGGACGCCAGCTATCCGGCCGCCGACACGACGTTCTTCGGCGGTACGTACATCCAGCACCCGGTGTCTATGGTCGCCACCCGCGCCGTGCTCGCCCACCTCAAGGAGCACAGCCCGCGTCTCCAGGAGCGGCTGAACGCCCGCACGGACGACCTCGCCACCACGCTCAACTCCTTCTTCGAGGACGAGGGATACGCGCTGAGCATGAGCCACTTCGGCTCGATGTTCCGCTTCGAACACCGCGCGGACATGGAACTGCTCTACCACCACCTGATGCTGCGCGGCGTGCACGTGTGGGAGTGGCGCAACTTCTTCCTGTCCACCGAACACACCGACGGGGACGTTGAGTTCATCGTGGACGCGGTGAAGGACTCCCTGCGGGAGCTGCGCGGGGCGGGCTTCCCGCTCGGGAACAAGCCAGCGAACAAGCGGGCGAACAAGCCAGCGAACAAGGCGGTGGTCCCCGCGGCGAAGCCGAAGGCCATGGCCTGGAACCGGGCGGCGGCCGCGACCGCCGAGCGACCGGAGCGGGTGGAACAGAAGCCCCGCTCCCTCGACTTCGGCGTCTACTTCTTCGGGGACTACCCGCAGGACGACGAGGCGACGTCCCGGCACGGCAAGTACGACCACCTCCTGGAGACCGCCCGGTTCGCCGACCGCCACGGATTCCACTCCCTGTGGATCCCCGAGCGGCACTTCCACTCCTTCGGCGGCCTCTTCCCCAACCCCGTCGTCCTCGCCGCCGCGCTCGCCCGCGAGACCGGGCGCATCCGCATCAACGCGGGCTCCGTCGTGCTGCCGCTGCACGATCCGATCCGTGTCGCCGAAGAGTGGTCGATGGTCGACAACCTCTCCGGCGGCCGGATCGGCATCGGCTGCGCGAGCGGCTGGCACGCCAACGACTTCGTCTTCTTCCCGGAGCGCTTCGGCACCCACAAGGAGAAGATGTACGAACAGGTCGCGGAGGTGCGGAAGTTGTGGCGCGGTGAGCCGGTGCGCCGCACCACCGGGAACGGCGAGAGCGACCTGCGGCTGTTCCCCCGCCCCGTGCAGGACGCGCCGCCCATGTACACGGCGGTCGTCGGCAACCCCGCGTCGTACGAACTGGCCGCGCGCAACGACGTCGGCATCGTCACCAACCTCATGACCCAGAGCGTCGAGCAGCTCCGCGACAACGTCGCGCTCTACCGCCGTACGCGCGCCGAGTGCGGCCTGGACCCGGACGCCGGGCACGTGGCCGTGCTGCTGCACACCTACCTCGCCGAGGACCACGCGGCGGCCCGCGCCGTCGCCCGCGACCCCCTGGCCCGGTACATGCGCTCGTCCCTGTCCCTGTTCGGCAACGTGGCGAACAGCCTGGGCCAGAAGATCGACATGTCGACGATGACCGAGGACGACCTGGACGTGGTCTTCCGCCGCGCCTACGACCGCTACTGCGACCAGCGCGCCCTCATCGGCAGCCCCGAGAGCGTGCGGCCCGTCGTGGACGCGGTGCGCGCGGCGGGCGCGGACGAGATCGTCGGGCTCGTCGACTTCGGCGTGGACCCTGCGGCGCTGCGGGACGGGTTGCGGCACTTCGACGGGTTGCGGGGCGCGTACGAGACTCCTGCGGCTCTTCCTGCGGCTTTTTCGACGGCTCTTCCTGCGGCTTTTCCGAAGGCCCCGGAACCGGCCCCCGCCCACCTAGCCGCCGCCCACATATCCGCCGACCACCAGGGCGCTCCGCTCTCGCCCGGCCAGCAGCGCGTCTGGTTCCTGGAGCGGATGCTGCCCGGCCGCACCGCGTACAACGAGACCAAGGCCATCGAGCTCGAAGGCCCGCTGAACGTTCCGGCGCTGCGGACCGCGCTCCGCGCTCTCGCCGCGCGCCACGGCCAGCTGCGCACGGTCTTCCGCGACGTGGCAGGCGAACCGCGCCAGTTCACGCGCCCGCCGGGCGAGGTGGACTTCGAGATTGTCGAGGGTACGGGAGGCGACGGTACGGGAGCCGACCGTACGGGGGGAGACGGGGACGCCGTCGCCGCCGTACTGAGGCAGGAGAGCGCGCGCCGCTTCGACCTGGCGGAGGGGCCGTTGTTCGTGACGCGCCTCGTCCGGCTCGGCGAGCGGCGGCACGTCCTCGTGCTGTCCCTGCACCACATCGTGATGGACGCGGCGTCGGCGGCCGTGCTCGCCCGCGACGTGTCCGCCCTCTACCGCGCGCAGCTGCCGGGCGAGCGGTCGGCGGACCTCCCGGCCCTCCCCCGCACGTACGCGGACCACGCCCGCGCGCAGCTCGACTCGCTGGGCGGCCCCAAGGCGGCCGAGGACCTGGCGTACTGGAAGAAGGCGCTCGACGGCGACCTGCCCGTCCTGGCCCTGCCGACCGACCGGCCGAGGCCGACGGTCATGACGTCCAACGGCCGTGCCCTGTTCCGCACGCTGGACGCCGAACTGTCCGCCCGCGTACGGGAATTCAGCCGTGCCCGCCGCAGCACCCTCTTCATGACCCTGCTCGCCGGGTACGCGGCCGCCCTGCACCGCGTCACCGGCCAGGACGACCTGGTCATCGGCACGCCGATGTCCGACCGCAAGCCCGAGTACGAGGACGTGGTCGGCTTCTTCGTCAACACGCTGGCGCTGCGCCTCGATCTCACCGGGAACCCGGACTTCGGCACGCTCCTGGACCGGGTGCGCGGGGTGGCCCTGGACGCGTACGACCACGCCGACGTGCCCTTCGAGGCGGTCGTGCGGGAGCTGGCGCCGCCGCGCGCCCTCGACCGTACGCCGGTCTTCCAGACACTCGCCGAGTTCGAGACGGGCGACCCGTTCCGCTTCGACCTGCCCGGGGTGCGGGCGACACCGCTCGACTCGGGCCCGGACAAGGCGCTGACCGATCTCAGCGTCTACTTCACCGACCTGCCGGACGGCGTCCGCTGCCACCTGGAGTACCACACCGACCTCTTCGACGAGGCGACGGTCGACGCGCTCTTCGGGACGTTCAGGGGCATCCTCGCGGCGGCGGTGGGAGCGGACGACGTCGCCGCCGCCGCGGTGCCGGTGCCGGTGCCGGAGTCGGGGGAGTGGAGCCACGGCCCGGTCCGGCAGCGGACGAGCAGCACGGTCCACTCGCTGACGTCGCGGTGGGCGCAGGTGGCTCCCGGCCGGACGGCGGTGCTCAGTGACGAAGGCGAGCTGACGTACGCCGAGTTGGAGGCCCGGGCGGAACGGCTCGCGGCGGTGTTCCGTACGGTCGGTGAGGGAGCCGGTGCCCCGGTCGCCCTGTGGCTGCCGCGCGGCGCCGACCTGATCGTCGCGATGCTCGCGTCCCTCAAGTCGGGACGCGGCTACGTCCCACTGGACCCGGCCCAGGGCACGGCACGGGCGGAGACCATCCTCGCGGAGAGCGGGGCGCGGATCCTGGTCACGAACGGAAGCGCGGCCGGGGACACCGGCCCGCGACCGAAGGCCCCGGCCGGAACGGTGCCGGTGGACGTGACGGCACCGGCGCCCACCCGCGCGACCACGTCCCCCGACAGGTCGCCCACCGCCCCCGACTCCCTCTGCTTCGCCATCTACACCTCCGGCAGCACCGGCACCCCCAAGGGCGTCGCCATTCCGCACCGGGCCGTCGTCGATCTCTGTCAGTGGCATCACGAGCGGTTCGGGTTCACCGCGGACGACCGCAGTGCCGCCGTGTGCAGCCAGGGCTTCGACGCCGCCGCGCTGGAGATCTGGCCCGCGCTGACCGCGGGCGCCACCGTCGTCGTGGCCGACGAGACGGTCCGCAAGGACCCGGCCGCGCTGGCCCGCTGGTACGCGGAGCGGCGCGTCACCTTCTCGATCCTGCCGACCGCTCTCGGCGAGGCGGTCCTCGCGCTCCCGGTCAGCCAACAGCCGCCCCTGCGGCACCTGTTGCTCGGCGGCGACGTGATGCGCACCCGCCCGCGCCCCGGCGCGCCGTACGAGACGGTCAACGTGTACGGGCCCACCGAGGTGACCGTGCTGTGCACGGCCGCGACGGTCGGGCCGCGCGCCCCGGAGGGGCCCGACCTGCCGATCCCGATCGGCAGGCCCGTCCACAACGTCATCCTCCGCGTGCTCGGCGAGGGCGGCCGTGAAGTCTCCGGAGACGAGGTCGGGGAGTTGTACGTGGGCGGGCCCGGCGTGGCCACCGGGTACCTGGGACGGCCCGAGCTGACCGCCGAACGCTTCGTCCGCGATCCCCGGGGGACCGATGTGCGGATGTACCGCACGGGCGACCTGGTGTGCTGGAACGACGACGGCGCGCTGGAGTTCCGCGGCCGGACGGACGATCAGGTGAAGGTGCGCGGTTACCGGGTCGAGCCCGAAGAGGTGTCCCGCGCGCTCAACGGTCTCCCCGGGGTCCGTGACGCCGTCGTCCTCGCCCGCCGCGACCACCACGGCGACGCCCGCCTCGTGGCCTACGTCGTACGGAAGGAGGACGTGCACGACCCCGACGTACCCGCGCCCGACCTGTCGGCGCAGGGGTTCAGCGACCGTCTGACGGCGGAACTCGCCGAACGGCTGCCCGACCACCTCGTGCCCCGCGCCTGGGCCGTCCTGCCCGCGCTGCCCCTCTCCGGCAACGGCAAACTGGACCGGGCCGCGCTGCCCGCGCCCGGCATCGTGACCAACCCCGCGGCGCGGCCGTCGTCCGTCGAGGCGCGGCTCAAGCGGCTCTGGGCCCAGGAGTTCGACATCGACGCGTCGGCGATCACGCCGGACGTGTCCTTCTTCGAGCTCGGCGGGCACTCCCTCACGGCGATCCGGCTGGCCAACGGCGTACGGGAGGAGTTCGGCACGGAGTACCCCGTGGCGCGCTTCTACGAGGAGCCCACGTTCCGGGCGATGGCCGCCTACCTGGCGGTGAACGGTGCGACCGTCCAGCGGCCGGTGAACGGTGCGACCGTCCGGCGGGCGGGGGACGGGGAGGCCGTCCGGCGCGCGGCGGGCGGCGAGGTCGCGGAACCCGGCGACACGCCCGCCCGCGCCCCCCTCACTGCCCAGCAGTCCGCCTTCCTCACCCGCCACCGCACCCACCCCCGCCCGCAGATCTACAACGTGGCGATGCGACTCACCCTCACGGGAACGCTCGACGTGCCGGCCCTGCGCACCGCGTTCACCCAACTCATCGCCCGGCACGAGGCGTTGCGGACCCGCTTCGTGGCGGACGGCGACGGGGAGTGGTGGCAGGAAGCGCTGCGGGCGCGGCCCGTGGAGCTGCCGGAAGAGGACCTGTTCGCGCGGCACGGCTCGGCGGACGCCGCGGCCGAGGAGGCGGATCGGCTCGCGGGGGAGACGGCGGCCGTCCCGTACGACATCGAGGCCGAACTCGCCCCCGTACTGCGCCTGATGCGCGTGGACCACGACCGCTGGGTGCTGCTCTTCGTCCTGCACCACGCGGCCTGCGACGGCTGGTCGGTCAGTCTGCTGCTGCGCGAACTGGCGGCGCTGTACGGGACCGAGGCCACCGGGGCTCCGCACGGCCTGCCGGCCGCCGACACCCTCCCGCAGCAGGGCGAGTACGCGCGCTGGCAGCGCGAGCACAGCCGTACGCAGGACAAGGACCGCCTCGTCGCCCACTGGGCGCGGGAGCTGGCGGGTGCCCGCTTCGGGATGCCGCTGCCGCTTGACCGGCCCCGCCCCGCGGAGCTGAGCGGCGCGGGTGACGTGGTCCTGTTCACGGTGGGCGAGGGCGCCCGCGCCGACGTGGAGGAGCTGGCCCGACGGCACCGTACGACGCCCTTCGTGGTGACGGCGGCCGCGTTCGCGCGGCTGGTCGCGGAGGTGGGGGAGCAGGGGCCCGACGTCGTGCTCGGCATCTCCCACGCCAACCGCGAGCGGCGCGAGTTCGAGGCGCTGGCCGCTTGCACGGTGTCGTCCTTCACGCTGCGGATACGGGGTGACGCGGCCGCGTCGTTCGGGGCGTTGGTGGACCAGGTGGCGCGCACCTCCGTCGGCGCCATCGACCACGCCGCGCCGCTCCGCGCGGTGGCGGCGGACGTGAGCGCGGTGCTGGGCACGGAGGTGCCGGACCGGCTGCCGCTCGGCTTCCAGTACCAGAGCTCACTGGAGACGGAGGTCGAGCTGCCGGGCCTGGTCACGGCGGTGGAGGACCTCGCGGTCCCGGGCGCGCGCTCCGAGTTCAACTTCGGGCTGATCCCGACGGGCGACGTGCTCTCCGGGTACCTGGAGTACTCGACCGACCTGTGGGACCGCTCCACGGTCGAGGCCTGGACCGAGGCGTACGGCCGACTCCTGGCGAGGGAGGTGGGGGAGGCGCTCCGGGGCGAAGGGTGA
- a CDS encoding type I polyketide synthase, whose amino-acid sequence MTTAPAPAPAPVPAPVPASAPARDAVAVIGMSFRLPGADTPEEFWRTIHDGADRIRRFTEDELAAAGVPEEVYRAEEFVGASGVLDGIAGFDAGFFGMSAHEARITDPQQRLFLECVHHALENAGYAGEPGADGGARDVGVYASTGYHLYSLQTYLQNNVLQGGIADWVAGLQVTIGNFTDFTANRAAYRLGLTGPAVNVQTACSSSLTAAYLAAQSVVAGECDIAVAGATALHVPQVIGYQYVKGSILSKSGRLRPFDADADGTVGGTGVVALVLKRLDRALADGDHIHGVIRGWGVNNDGADKKAFSAPSAAGQRGAIRRALDRAGVDAGTVGYLETHGTGTFKGDPIEFAGATAAFRADTDRTGYCALGSVKANIGHLDVCSGLASLVKALLVLRHRVIPPMANFRRPNPALDLAASPFYIPGAARPWPAGDGPRRACVSSFGVGGTNVHVVLEEAPAPAPRATADEPGFPSPPGVLVVSGHTEKALADNATALRDHLRAHPATHHADLVTTLALGRSHRGHRLAVRGDTVAALSGALDDWLTRPRSRAGARPSGGGGAGFLFTGQGSLHRGAARPLYERFAVVRETLDARERQFADLTGGGGLLDALLGDPRGADTGEPVLDTEVAQPALFTLQCALVRLWREAGIEPDVVAGHSVGEYGALYAAGVLSAEDGLRLTAGRGRLMRERCAPGAMVAVPTDTHTARKLAAEVPGVELAVTNGEHSQVLAGPAAAMARLTELLAERGIHARELPVRHAFHTALMDPALDGLRELVGGVVRRGSRVPFVSGLDGRTRPAGWVPDADYLVRQAREPVRFADVLGELRVSYDIVGTLVEIGPHTTLSSLARQALPGRAAHPTLRRGAGLAPLWDAAAGLYRAGAPVGWRTLVDGVGGRRIPLPGYRFQHKDYWTGPENYLPRPVRPEQPVQHVQPEQPIRDGAEVAQDEAAVERVLQHIIKVTAKHLSYDTSEIAEDASFFDLGADSLQMIGVLRELEEEHRVKVSMRELFEEAGTARGLAVIIAGKAAPAPAAAPAPAAAPAPVAAAEERPAARETPPVAVDATRHDAYATRQEVEELRRQLQQLTQVQLQLMGQLSQLLTAQAGR is encoded by the coding sequence ATGACCACAGCCCCTGCCCCTGCCCCCGCTCCTGTCCCTGCTCCTGTCCCTGCCTCCGCTCCTGCACGTGACGCCGTCGCCGTCATCGGGATGTCCTTTCGGCTGCCCGGCGCCGACACCCCGGAGGAGTTCTGGCGCACGATTCACGACGGCGCCGACCGCATCCGCCGCTTCACGGAGGACGAACTCGCCGCCGCCGGGGTGCCCGAGGAGGTGTACCGGGCCGAGGAGTTCGTCGGGGCGAGCGGGGTGCTCGACGGGATCGCGGGGTTCGACGCGGGGTTCTTCGGGATGAGCGCGCACGAGGCGCGGATCACCGACCCGCAGCAGCGGCTGTTCCTGGAGTGCGTCCACCACGCGCTGGAGAACGCGGGGTACGCGGGTGAACCGGGAGCGGATGGCGGTGCCCGTGACGTGGGGGTGTACGCCAGTACCGGCTATCACCTCTACTCCCTCCAGACCTACCTCCAGAACAACGTCCTCCAGGGCGGCATCGCGGACTGGGTCGCCGGACTCCAGGTCACCATCGGCAACTTCACCGACTTCACCGCGAACCGCGCCGCCTACCGGCTCGGCCTGACAGGGCCCGCGGTCAACGTCCAGACGGCGTGCTCCAGTTCGCTCACCGCGGCCTACCTCGCCGCGCAGTCCGTGGTCGCGGGCGAGTGCGACATCGCCGTCGCCGGGGCCACCGCCCTGCACGTGCCGCAGGTGATCGGGTACCAGTACGTCAAGGGGTCCATCCTCTCCAAGAGCGGCCGCCTGCGCCCCTTCGACGCCGACGCGGACGGGACCGTCGGCGGTACGGGCGTCGTGGCGCTGGTGCTGAAGCGCCTCGACCGGGCCCTCGCGGACGGCGACCACATCCACGGCGTCATCCGGGGCTGGGGCGTCAACAACGACGGCGCGGACAAGAAGGCGTTCAGCGCGCCCAGCGCGGCCGGCCAGCGCGGGGCGATCCGCCGGGCCCTCGACCGGGCGGGCGTCGACGCGGGCACGGTCGGCTACCTGGAGACGCACGGCACCGGCACGTTCAAGGGCGACCCCATCGAGTTCGCGGGCGCCACGGCCGCGTTCCGCGCCGACACCGACCGCACGGGCTACTGCGCGCTCGGCTCGGTCAAGGCCAACATCGGTCACCTCGACGTGTGTTCGGGCCTGGCGAGCCTGGTCAAGGCGCTCCTGGTGCTACGGCACCGCGTCATCCCGCCGATGGCCAACTTCCGCCGCCCCAACCCCGCCCTTGACCTCGCGGCCAGCCCGTTCTACATCCCCGGGGCCGCGCGCCCGTGGCCCGCGGGCGACGGGCCGCGCAGGGCCTGCGTCAGCTCGTTCGGGGTCGGCGGCACCAACGTCCACGTCGTCCTGGAGGAGGCCCCCGCGCCCGCGCCCCGGGCGACCGCCGACGAGCCGGGCTTTCCGAGTCCCCCGGGCGTCCTGGTGGTCTCCGGCCACACGGAGAAGGCGCTCGCCGACAACGCCACGGCCCTCCGCGACCACCTGCGCGCCCACCCCGCCACGCACCACGCCGACCTCGTGACCACGCTGGCCCTGGGCCGCTCCCACCGCGGACACCGGCTCGCGGTGCGCGGCGACACGGTGGCGGCGCTGAGCGGGGCGCTGGACGACTGGCTCACGCGGCCGCGGTCACGGGCGGGGGCACGGCCTTCGGGCGGGGGCGGTGCCGGGTTCCTCTTCACGGGGCAGGGCAGCCTGCACCGGGGCGCGGCCCGTCCCCTGTACGAGCGGTTCGCCGTCGTACGCGAAACCCTGGACGCCCGCGAGCGGCAGTTCGCGGACCTCACCGGTGGGGGCGGCCTCCTCGACGCGCTGCTGGGTGACCCCCGGGGCGCGGACACGGGCGAGCCGGTCCTGGACACCGAGGTGGCGCAACCCGCCCTCTTCACGTTGCAGTGCGCACTCGTCCGCCTGTGGCGGGAGGCCGGGATCGAGCCGGACGTGGTGGCGGGGCACAGCGTGGGGGAGTACGGCGCGCTGTACGCCGCCGGTGTGCTGAGTGCCGAGGACGGGCTGCGGCTGACCGCGGGGCGGGGGAGGCTCATGCGGGAGCGGTGCGCGCCCGGCGCGATGGTCGCCGTCCCGACGGACACGCACACGGCGCGGAAGCTGGCGGCGGAGGTGCCCGGCGTGGAGCTCGCCGTCACGAACGGCGAACACAGCCAGGTCCTCGCGGGCCCGGCGGCCGCCATGGCACGGCTGACGGAACTCCTCGCCGAGCGCGGCATCCACGCACGTGAACTCCCGGTGCGGCACGCCTTCCACACGGCCCTCATGGACCCGGCACTCGACGGGCTCCGGGAGCTCGTCGGCGGGGTGGTGCGGCGGGGGAGCCGCGTGCCGTTCGTGAGCGGTCTCGATGGGCGTACGCGCCCGGCCGGATGGGTACCGGACGCCGACTATCTCGTACGGCAGGCGCGTGAGCCGGTCCGGTTCGCCGACGTGCTCGGGGAGTTGCGCGTCTCGTACGACATCGTTGGCACGCTGGTCGAGATCGGCCCGCACACGACCCTCAGCAGCCTCGCCCGCCAGGCGCTCCCGGGCCGGGCCGCGCATCCGACACTGCGGCGCGGTGCGGGGCTCGCACCGCTGTGGGACGCGGCCGCCGGACTGTACCGGGCCGGGGCGCCGGTCGGCTGGCGGACCCTCGTGGATGGGGTGGGCGGCCGCAGGATCCCGCTGCCCGGATACCGCTTCCAGCACAAGGACTACTGGACGGGGCCGGAGAACTACCTTCCCCGGCCCGTACGACCCGAACAACCCGTACAGCACGTACAACCCGAACAACCGATCAGGGATGGGGCGGAAGTGGCACAGGACGAAGCAGCGGTCGAGCGGGTGCTCCAGCACATCATCAAGGTCACCGCGAAGCACCTCAGCTACGACACCAGCGAGATAGCCGAGGACGCGTCCTTCTTCGACCTCGGCGCGGACTCGTTGCAGATGATCGGGGTGCTGCGCGAGCTGGAGGAGGAGCACCGGGTCAAGGTCTCGATGCGGGAGCTCTTCGAGGAGGCGGGGACGGCGCGCGGGCTCGCGGTGATCATCGCGGGCAAGGCGGCTCCGGCCCCCGCCGCGGCTCCGGCCCCTGCTGCGGCCCCCGCCCCCGTTGCGGCGGCTGAGGAGCGTCCGGCCGCCCGCGAGACTCCGCCTGTCGCCGTGGACGCCACGCGTCATGACGCGTACGCCACTCGTCAAGAGGTCGAAGAGCTCCGGCGGCAGCTCCAGCAGCTCACGCAGGTGCAGCTCCAGCTGATGGGACAGCTCTCCCAGCTGCTCACCGCGCAGGCGGGCCGATGA